A part of Desulfotomaculum nigrificans DSM 574 genomic DNA contains:
- the serS gene encoding serine--tRNA ligase, producing MLDIKFVRSNPELVKEGLAKRGANISLDEFLELDAKRREKLVVVEQLKNTRNVVSQEIGRLKKAGQDAEEKQLEMRQVSQQIKDIDDEIRTIEERLGEILLAIPNLPHESVPVGKDENDNLEVRRWGRPREFDFTPKPHWELGEALNILDFERAGKVTGARFTFYKGLGARLERALINFMLDLHTREHGYTEVFPPFIVNSDSMVGTGQLPKFADDMFKLEGLNYYLIPTAEVPVTNLYREEILSGEQLPIYHCAYSACFRAEAGAAGRDTRGLIRQHQFNKVELVKFCKPEDSFDELEKLTVNAEKVLQALGLPYRVVLLCSGDMGFASAKTYDLEVWLPSYNAYKEISSCSNFQDFQARRANIKFRREPKSKPEFVHTLNGSGVAIGRALSAILENYQEADGSITVPPVLVPYMGGIEKITL from the coding sequence ATGTTAGATATTAAATTTGTACGCAGCAATCCTGAACTTGTTAAAGAGGGATTAGCTAAACGCGGTGCCAATATATCGCTGGATGAATTTTTAGAGCTAGATGCCAAGCGCCGGGAAAAACTGGTGGTGGTGGAACAGCTGAAAAACACCCGCAACGTTGTTTCCCAGGAAATTGGCCGGCTTAAAAAAGCCGGGCAAGATGCCGAGGAGAAACAACTGGAAATGCGCCAGGTATCCCAGCAAATTAAAGATATTGACGATGAGATTAGAACCATTGAGGAAAGGTTGGGGGAAATCCTGCTGGCTATCCCCAACCTGCCTCATGAATCCGTGCCGGTGGGCAAAGATGAAAATGATAACCTGGAAGTAAGACGCTGGGGGCGTCCCCGGGAATTTGACTTTACCCCCAAGCCGCACTGGGAACTGGGTGAAGCCTTAAATATCCTGGATTTTGAACGGGCCGGTAAGGTTACCGGGGCACGCTTTACCTTTTACAAAGGACTGGGTGCCAGGTTGGAGCGGGCTTTAATCAACTTTATGTTGGATTTACATACCCGGGAACATGGTTATACCGAAGTTTTTCCACCCTTTATCGTAAATAGCGACAGTATGGTGGGTACCGGCCAACTACCCAAGTTTGCCGATGATATGTTTAAGTTAGAAGGATTAAACTATTACCTGATTCCCACTGCCGAGGTTCCGGTAACAAACCTGTATCGGGAAGAGATTTTATCCGGGGAACAGTTGCCCATTTATCACTGCGCCTACAGTGCTTGTTTCCGGGCTGAGGCAGGGGCCGCCGGTAGGGATACCAGAGGTTTAATCCGGCAGCATCAGTTTAATAAAGTTGAATTGGTTAAATTTTGCAAGCCGGAAGATTCCTTTGATGAATTAGAAAAATTAACTGTTAATGCGGAAAAAGTTTTACAGGCACTGGGCTTACCTTATCGTGTGGTGTTGCTTTGCAGTGGCGATATGGGCTTTGCTTCGGCCAAAACCTATGATTTAGAAGTTTGGCTGCCCAGTTATAACGCCTACAAAGAAATATCCTCCTGCAGCAACTTCCAGGATTTCCAGGCCCGCAGAGCTAATATAAAATTCCGGCGGGAACCCAAGAGCAAACCGGAATTTGTACATACCTTAAATGGTTCCGGTGTGGCTATTGGCCGAGCTTTATCGGCTATTTTGGAAAACTACCAGGAGGCAGACGGCAGCATCACGGTGCCGCCGGTGCTGGTACCGTATATGGGCGGAATTGAGAAGATTACTCTGTAA